In Halogranum gelatinilyticum, the following are encoded in one genomic region:
- a CDS encoding DUF7558 family protein, which produces MQQTLVGCAFCDAPPGTETGEAHTWGTNERVTHPICVDCAIQTESDPNHCDHHACDGCGLVVDALAALTRFRVELGHLEGPLQLCEQCSPGGLATYWTRDLEEHLVSES; this is translated from the coding sequence ATGCAGCAGACGCTCGTTGGCTGTGCCTTCTGCGACGCCCCACCCGGCACCGAGACTGGCGAGGCGCATACCTGGGGAACAAATGAGCGGGTCACCCACCCGATCTGTGTCGACTGCGCTATCCAGACGGAGTCGGATCCCAACCACTGCGATCATCATGCCTGCGACGGGTGCGGGCTCGTCGTCGACGCACTTGCAGCGCTCACGCGGTTCCGCGTCGAACTTGGGCATCTCGAAGGCCCGTTACAGCTGTGCGAGCAGTGTAGCCCAGGCGGACTGGCGACGTACTGGACACGCGACCTCGAGGAACATCTCGTTAGTGAGTCTTGA
- a CDS encoding DUF6166 domain-containing protein → MKTNSTDDPRTDVQTASDPCPTNRDHVEYVGMRVDDRPVVLNLTEHERLAPDRSLDLVRQSRPGFEWGDTGSGSAQLACGLLLDYTDDEAVASQHYIQFRDDVVSQLECSGPANCWHLTGDDIEAALAGVTKHEALTPDGGTPTPSLPVNWSAVSRSERTVFQRRDIDHYVVLGEGTEEWLLLLCAQGDRAYPAPLDIRTVPIEENPAPAVRELVAESNDLVEPEVDA, encoded by the coding sequence ATGAAGACGAATTCTACGGACGATCCCAGAACAGACGTACAGACTGCGAGCGACCCTTGCCCGACGAACAGAGACCACGTCGAGTATGTGGGGATGCGCGTCGACGACAGACCAGTCGTACTCAACCTCACCGAACACGAGCGACTCGCCCCCGACCGAAGCCTCGATCTCGTACGACAGAGTAGGCCGGGATTCGAGTGGGGCGACACTGGCAGCGGTTCGGCACAGCTCGCCTGTGGACTCCTCCTCGATTACACCGACGACGAAGCCGTCGCCTCCCAGCACTACATCCAGTTCCGCGATGACGTGGTGAGCCAGCTGGAGTGCAGTGGACCAGCCAATTGCTGGCATCTCACCGGCGACGACATCGAAGCCGCACTCGCGGGCGTAACCAAGCACGAAGCACTCACGCCGGATGGTGGAACGCCAACCCCGTCACTTCCAGTAAACTGGAGTGCCGTGAGTCGGTCAGAACGGACAGTCTTCCAGCGGCGAGACATCGACCACTACGTCGTCCTTGGTGAAGGGACCGAGGAGTGGCTGCTCCTGCTCTGTGCGCAGGGCGACCGTGCGTATCCCGCTCCGCTCGACATACGTACCGTTCCGATTGAGGAGAATCCTGCTCCTGCCGTGCGGGAACTCGTTGCCGAGAGCAACGACCTCGTCGAGCCGGAGGTGGATGCGTGA
- a CDS encoding DUF7567 family protein, with product MSLDVIDRHSEALFEFLWCPVCGHEVFSYIPFEGVFCKNCNTQVELQESQEDRGYEEAVLACFDTATTWNLHVDEKLRRDLPDGSARVKIFGAPGAYEVDWWSPEPSDDWEPVERGEFNDIEEAAEVSHLA from the coding sequence ATGAGTCTGGACGTCATCGACCGTCACAGCGAAGCACTGTTCGAGTTCCTCTGGTGTCCCGTCTGCGGGCACGAGGTGTTCAGCTACATCCCCTTCGAGGGCGTGTTCTGCAAGAACTGCAACACACAGGTGGAACTCCAAGAGTCGCAAGAGGATCGTGGCTACGAGGAGGCCGTGCTCGCCTGCTTCGATACTGCCACGACCTGGAATCTCCACGTCGACGAAAAACTTCGTCGCGACCTGCCTGACGGGTCGGCGAGGGTGAAAATTTTCGGCGCACCAGGTGCCTACGAGGTCGACTGGTGGAGTCCGGAACCCAGCGACGACTGGGAGCCGGTCGAGCGCGGTGAATTCAACGACATCGAAGAAGCTGCTGAGGTGTCTCACTTGGCCTAA
- a CDS encoding DUF6166 domain-containing protein produces MSWTSDSQPSGASHTSDETDVVYVGYRQRGRAIVEKYPGREPLTPDRSLELANHSPSGFEWGYRGSGPAQLALALLLDYTDDEDVALAEYMAFKDEVVSRLECSGPKQRWRLTGHEIDAALRETVDEPVAPSVN; encoded by the coding sequence ATGAGTTGGACAAGTGATTCACAGCCATCTGGAGCGTCACACACTTCGGATGAGACCGACGTCGTCTACGTCGGCTACCGACAGCGAGGCCGCGCAATCGTCGAAAAGTATCCTGGTCGCGAACCGCTGACCCCAGATCGGAGTCTCGAGCTGGCGAACCACAGTCCCTCGGGCTTCGAATGGGGGTACAGGGGGAGTGGCCCAGCGCAACTCGCGCTCGCCCTCCTGCTCGATTACACTGACGACGAGGACGTCGCACTGGCGGAGTACATGGCGTTCAAGGACGAAGTAGTGAGCCGATTGGAGTGTAGTGGTCCCAAACAGCGCTGGCGACTCACAGGACACGAGATAGATGCGGCCCTTCGTGAGACAGTCGACGAACCAGTCGCACCGTCCGTCAACTAA
- a CDS encoding argonaute/piwi family protein: MTGFTAEVLDEPGLMFADSEEAIDPRVGLMKYGPRTPSGKSEHQVINIGYIGSGRSLGGLEKLFSDMELAITADEDKSKRWKPPFPGLGERSPLNFTFNTQKRWRQTITRGEIRDLKQIRSRKDRLEEAVEIIKINLEVLYAKETPPDVVFIAIPEAMWDACTPSHQDHARMQSETSDFHNRIKLLGMEVGLPTQLMQPKTLRGEDVQDKSEIAWNIAVGTLYKAQRGHPWKLTELEDGTCFAGISFYKERGGDKSRTRTAMAQVFLETGENFILRGDPVEGEKHGPGNNHLAEEDAEQLVKKILRHYRSHKKTEPRRLVLHKRSEFWEDEREGFIKGAGSIELMDFVTVRERHPVRALSSGIYPALRGTMLSAPNHEEHYLYTKGYIPALSTYPASNIPEPIVVKPDPEVSDSSPQKLCREMLAFTKLDWNTSDFCTKLPVTIGISDAVGNILAEAEAQNTRLDIHYYHYM; encoded by the coding sequence ATGACCGGTTTCACCGCTGAGGTCCTCGACGAACCCGGCTTGATGTTTGCCGACAGCGAGGAAGCCATCGATCCCCGAGTTGGGCTGATGAAATACGGGCCGAGAACACCGTCCGGCAAATCCGAGCACCAGGTTATCAACATCGGGTACATCGGGTCTGGTCGGTCTCTCGGCGGCCTTGAGAAACTGTTTAGCGACATGGAGCTGGCGATCACCGCGGACGAAGACAAGTCGAAGCGGTGGAAACCACCGTTCCCTGGCCTCGGTGAGCGGTCACCGCTGAACTTCACGTTCAACACGCAGAAGCGGTGGCGGCAGACGATTACCCGAGGCGAGATACGGGATTTGAAACAGATCCGCAGCCGGAAAGATCGGTTGGAAGAGGCCGTCGAGATCATCAAGATCAACCTCGAAGTCCTGTACGCCAAGGAGACGCCACCTGACGTCGTGTTCATCGCGATTCCCGAAGCGATGTGGGACGCCTGCACTCCATCCCACCAGGACCATGCCCGGATGCAGTCAGAGACCAGCGACTTCCACAACCGGATCAAGCTACTAGGGATGGAAGTAGGGTTGCCGACGCAGCTGATGCAGCCGAAGACCCTCCGCGGTGAGGACGTCCAAGACAAATCCGAAATCGCATGGAACATCGCGGTCGGAACACTCTACAAGGCGCAACGAGGCCATCCTTGGAAGCTAACCGAGTTGGAGGATGGGACGTGCTTTGCTGGGATTTCCTTCTACAAGGAACGAGGCGGTGACAAATCTCGAACTCGGACTGCGATGGCTCAAGTATTCCTGGAGACAGGGGAGAACTTCATCCTTCGAGGCGATCCCGTCGAAGGAGAAAAACACGGGCCAGGCAACAACCATCTCGCAGAGGAAGACGCCGAACAGCTAGTCAAAAAAATTCTTAGGCATTATCGTAGTCACAAAAAGACAGAACCACGACGGTTGGTACTTCACAAGCGGTCAGAATTCTGGGAAGACGAGCGTGAGGGTTTCATCAAAGGTGCGGGGAGTATCGAGTTGATGGACTTCGTCACGGTGCGAGAGCGACATCCGGTTCGGGCTTTGAGTTCCGGGATCTATCCGGCACTTCGAGGAACTATGCTCTCCGCCCCTAACCACGAAGAACATTACCTGTACACGAAGGGATACATCCCCGCGTTATCGACGTACCCGGCTTCGAATATCCCGGAGCCAATCGTGGTCAAACCAGATCCAGAGGTCAGTGATTCATCACCGCAAAAGCTGTGTCGGGAAATGCTAGCATTCACGAAGTTGGATTGGAACACGTCGGACTTCTGCACAAAGCTCCCAGTCACGATTGGGATCTCAGATGCCGTAGGGAACATCCTTGCTGAGGCCGAAGCTCAAAATACTCGTCTAGACATCCATTACTACCACTATATGTAG
- a CDS encoding biosurfactant protein 1 encodes MNGRQSDFEELRPLGEATRVPDDELSGRGNAGRSEGQRRERPDSYPDRTRSTRSECSSCGASIPANRTKCRFCLSNHLDGTTDDSRTPDTEWTLLHVVHLLVEASTFYAAVAKGAAAATLLTKADRDPVVDDCQLLYDLDTKPAAQLTDKWPSLPEAVRVTSESGEQLLTTARKRTEQTESTQSSCEGAHTTFLYDEGGHDVSEESRLTGLLEKAESDVWLVPAIALQRSVDDEHSEDRRPNIPSKTRLDCRKCGRTTEHQFQEFESLPADEWSGQPMWECQVCQSPRHGPDPE; translated from the coding sequence ATGAATGGACGTCAGTCTGATTTTGAGGAACTACGACCACTTGGTGAAGCGACTCGCGTTCCCGACGACGAGCTTTCTGGACGAGGGAACGCTGGGCGATCAGAGGGACAGCGAAGAGAAAGGCCGGATTCGTATCCAGATCGAACGAGATCGACACGGAGCGAATGTTCCTCCTGTGGTGCGTCGATTCCTGCGAACCGTACCAAGTGTCGGTTCTGCCTCTCGAATCATCTCGATGGAACCACCGACGATAGTCGCACCCCGGATACTGAGTGGACACTACTCCACGTCGTCCATCTGCTCGTCGAAGCGTCGACGTTCTACGCCGCCGTCGCGAAAGGTGCTGCTGCAGCCACACTCCTCACGAAGGCTGATAGGGATCCAGTAGTTGACGACTGCCAGCTGCTCTACGACCTCGATACAAAGCCTGCCGCACAGCTGACCGACAAGTGGCCCTCGCTCCCCGAAGCAGTTCGAGTCACCTCTGAAAGCGGTGAACAGCTACTCACAACCGCTCGTAAGCGCACGGAACAGACAGAGTCGACGCAGTCGTCGTGTGAGGGGGCGCACACGACGTTCCTCTACGACGAGGGAGGGCACGACGTTAGTGAGGAAAGTCGGCTTACAGGCTTACTTGAGAAAGCCGAGAGCGACGTCTGGTTAGTGCCAGCGATTGCACTTCAGCGTTCCGTCGACGACGAGCACTCAGAGGATCGTCGGCCCAACATCCCCTCGAAAACACGTCTTGACTGTCGCAAGTGTGGTCGAACGACCGAGCATCAGTTCCAGGAGTTCGAGTCGCTCCCAGCTGACGAGTGGTCTGGCCAGCCAATGTGGGAGTGCCAGGTGTGTCAGTCGCCTCGTCACGGACCAGACCCCGAGTAG
- a CDS encoding LA2681 family HEPN domain-containing protein → MTDNPLGDNPNETLLELNEQIVTDPDGVYKKLFSINSIDDFADAPALNIIGLLVDASGDTGKKDGINHAIDLAEELLDRDLPPGHRSRIHYDLGNAFSHLRRLNAVDSGSWWWENDDLEQEIYHFRMALDPDGIAEIRDIEACKTYTNLGNALSEVGRVVEAIRCWNHALEIDPAFAQAKGQKGIGFHSYARAHYDNGHTATFLRAAYEQLDEAVAADGLFPPMKEYFEGVQQHIADQFKPGVLDEEMEFEEYSLGDSDEEKKYRQWCLEQTLFLNPLNDLGANSIAAQDILHLGSVSGEESSKIVSCVGFYNQMKQEYVSARYLLYEGLYNDEPHFSDKDVRLENTLDYPVYSFNAEKVRIAMRMAYSLFDKIASFIQYYFDLSHIPSHKLNFGNVWYKSQGRNKLAPAFDGHENWALRGLFWLSKDLEFFSEMYVESSMDPGAKELRDTRNELEHGYLKLHEPMWVGPDAESRLRDDLAISLYRSDFEELSLKSLRKARSALIYLSLAIQWEEQAKNENLDDDEILAPVRLGHWEDEWKR, encoded by the coding sequence ATGACTGACAATCCGCTTGGCGATAACCCGAATGAAACCCTCCTCGAACTGAACGAACAAATAGTGACAGACCCTGATGGAGTCTACAAGAAACTCTTTTCAATCAACTCTATTGACGACTTCGCCGACGCACCTGCACTCAATATAATTGGACTTCTCGTAGATGCATCAGGGGACACAGGCAAAAAAGACGGGATCAACCACGCAATAGACCTCGCTGAAGAACTACTGGATCGCGACTTACCACCAGGACACAGGTCCCGCATCCACTACGATCTTGGTAACGCATTTTCCCATCTCAGACGACTCAACGCAGTTGATAGCGGATCATGGTGGTGGGAAAACGACGACTTGGAACAAGAGATCTACCACTTCAGAATGGCCCTCGACCCAGACGGAATCGCGGAAATTAGAGATATCGAGGCCTGTAAAACCTACACGAACCTTGGAAACGCTCTCTCCGAGGTTGGCCGTGTAGTTGAGGCTATCCGCTGCTGGAATCACGCGCTAGAAATTGATCCCGCCTTCGCACAGGCAAAAGGTCAGAAAGGCATCGGTTTCCACAGCTATGCCCGAGCACACTACGACAACGGACATACAGCCACCTTTCTCCGCGCTGCGTATGAGCAATTAGACGAGGCAGTAGCAGCTGACGGCCTCTTCCCCCCGATGAAGGAGTACTTTGAGGGCGTTCAGCAGCACATCGCCGACCAGTTCAAACCCGGCGTCCTCGACGAAGAAATGGAGTTTGAGGAGTACTCATTGGGTGATTCTGACGAGGAAAAGAAGTACCGTCAGTGGTGTTTAGAACAAACCCTGTTTCTGAATCCACTCAATGATCTCGGAGCGAACTCCATCGCTGCACAAGACATCCTGCATCTCGGGTCAGTCTCCGGCGAAGAGAGCAGCAAAATCGTCTCATGCGTCGGATTCTACAATCAAATGAAACAGGAGTATGTATCGGCACGATACCTCCTCTATGAGGGTCTCTACAACGATGAACCCCACTTCTCAGATAAGGATGTCCGCTTAGAGAACACGCTCGACTACCCTGTCTACTCGTTCAACGCAGAGAAAGTCCGGATTGCCATGCGGATGGCCTACTCGCTCTTTGACAAAATCGCCTCCTTCATTCAGTACTACTTCGACCTCTCTCACATTCCCTCGCACAAACTCAACTTCGGGAACGTCTGGTACAAATCCCAGGGGCGGAACAAGCTAGCACCTGCATTCGATGGGCATGAGAACTGGGCACTTCGAGGATTGTTCTGGTTGAGTAAGGACCTCGAGTTCTTCAGTGAGATGTACGTCGAATCCTCAATGGATCCCGGAGCAAAGGAACTCAGAGATACTCGGAACGAACTTGAGCACGGTTACTTGAAACTCCACGAACCGATGTGGGTCGGTCCTGATGCCGAATCGAGGCTTCGGGACGACCTAGCTATTTCACTATACCGGAGTGACTTCGAGGAATTATCTCTTAAGAGCCTGCGGAAGGCTCGCTCAGCTCTCATCTACCTGTCCTTAGCGATCCAGTGGGAGGAACAAGCGAAGAATGAAAATCTCGATGATGATGAGATTCTGGCACCGGTGCGTCTCGGTCACTGGGAGGATGAATGGAAACGGTGA
- a CDS encoding DUF6036 family nucleotidyltransferase: MRARFDSSYIRSELERIGQQLDNPLTVFLIGGGSMAFRGLKETTKDIDLIVSSGDDLSQLQAVLLELGYDIVREPDEEYEELGAQRILENDDGCRIDIFNQQVIGKLILSPGIRERSERYLDPGNLVVELVSPEDIFLFKAVAGRVDDIEDMFSLMQTGLEFDVVEAELETQVELLDQELFVTYINEALTDLTDQHNVTTPLHDPVAEITERVYEELEVLHALDEPKSVADLQQELDWSAADVQEIVRRLEAKDAVAVTDGRVERRSMTI, encoded by the coding sequence ATGAGGGCGAGGTTTGATAGTTCATACATCCGGTCGGAACTCGAGCGCATCGGCCAGCAGCTGGACAACCCACTTACTGTCTTCTTGATTGGCGGTGGGTCGATGGCCTTTCGCGGACTCAAGGAGACGACCAAAGATATCGACCTCATCGTCTCCTCCGGCGACGATCTGAGTCAGCTACAAGCGGTGCTCCTCGAGTTGGGGTACGATATCGTCCGGGAACCGGACGAAGAGTACGAAGAACTCGGTGCCCAGCGTATCCTCGAGAACGATGACGGGTGTCGTATCGACATCTTCAACCAGCAGGTGATTGGCAAGCTGATTCTGTCTCCAGGCATTCGTGAGCGGAGCGAACGCTATCTCGACCCGGGAAATCTCGTGGTCGAACTCGTGAGTCCAGAAGACATCTTCCTGTTCAAAGCGGTTGCCGGTCGGGTGGACGATATCGAGGATATGTTCTCGTTGATGCAGACCGGCCTCGAGTTCGACGTCGTCGAAGCGGAACTTGAGACGCAGGTCGAACTCTTGGACCAAGAGCTGTTCGTGACGTACATCAACGAAGCGCTGACTGACCTCACCGACCAACACAACGTGACGACACCGTTGCACGACCCCGTGGCGGAGATCACCGAGCGCGTCTACGAGGAGTTGGAGGTGCTGCACGCGCTTGACGAACCGAAGTCGGTGGCTGACCTGCAACAGGAGCTTGATTGGTCTGCAGCGGACGTACAGGAGATTGTGAGGCGGCTGGAAGCGAAAGACGCCGTCGCGGTAACCGATGGGCGCGTCGAACGTCGCTCAATGACGATCTGA
- a CDS encoding DUF7568 family protein yields the protein MSRITNWTRESRSPSLAYRNTDTGARAVLHRAPDSYRYKWRAAILVDGYPVWSRGFETKQVTAFRDALRDRPLPELTCPECPNDDVLVGEKASDGAKVQRWFDCPDCGYEARSKVVYGAER from the coding sequence ATGTCCCGGATCACAAACTGGACACGGGAGAGTCGCTCACCGTCGCTTGCGTATCGAAACACCGATACTGGAGCCCGAGCCGTTCTCCACCGTGCACCGGACTCCTACCGGTACAAGTGGCGGGCAGCAATCCTCGTCGACGGCTATCCGGTCTGGTCACGTGGCTTCGAGACGAAGCAGGTGACAGCCTTTCGGGACGCTCTCCGAGACAGACCACTCCCTGAGCTGACCTGCCCTGAGTGCCCGAACGACGACGTTCTCGTCGGTGAGAAGGCATCTGACGGGGCGAAGGTACAGCGCTGGTTCGACTGTCCCGATTGTGGCTACGAAGCTCGCTCGAAGGTAGTCTACGGCGCTGAACGCTAA
- a CDS encoding DNA-binding protein, producing the protein MSSKNVFGNEVSVDEQAFEKADEAAVDEDGFEVVDETPEFQATVQMEVQAKVDANHPDGMVDTSDERIYGATLEQEERIRAREAELERISAQAELGTQEGREKRTRDIAAKRSAERRAEFQKRAASVNPMADPERGDPRAELTQEQLAAVNKQSMRLAKKLDGWSRAAIGRRLGEAVVGGKDLMSAVVGVFEELQTAPGQVVPIGKLEDVNRKEVSIEGTVTQLWESDSAAIQQVGLIEDESGRTKFTSWVASDQPWIDEGETVRIHGAAKNWYNGRVSVALTGWSTVMFPERGRWWE; encoded by the coding sequence ATGTCAAGTAAGAACGTCTTTGGTAATGAGGTTTCGGTCGATGAACAGGCATTCGAAAAAGCGGACGAAGCGGCGGTCGACGAAGACGGCTTCGAGGTCGTCGATGAGACGCCGGAGTTCCAGGCGACGGTGCAGATGGAGGTGCAGGCAAAGGTCGATGCGAACCACCCGGACGGGATGGTCGACACCAGCGACGAGCGGATCTACGGTGCGACCCTCGAACAGGAAGAGCGCATTCGGGCGCGGGAAGCTGAACTGGAGCGCATCAGTGCCCAGGCAGAGCTGGGGACGCAGGAAGGTCGGGAGAAGCGGACGCGAGACATCGCGGCGAAGCGGAGCGCTGAGCGGCGTGCAGAGTTCCAGAAGCGGGCGGCGAGCGTGAACCCGATGGCTGACCCGGAACGAGGTGATCCTCGTGCAGAACTCACGCAGGAGCAGTTGGCGGCGGTGAACAAGCAGTCGATGCGGCTGGCGAAGAAGCTGGATGGCTGGTCACGAGCAGCGATTGGTCGGCGGCTGGGTGAAGCTGTCGTCGGTGGGAAAGACCTGATGAGCGCGGTCGTCGGGGTGTTCGAGGAGTTGCAGACGGCGCCGGGGCAGGTGGTTCCCATCGGAAAGCTCGAGGACGTCAATCGCAAAGAGGTGAGCATCGAAGGTACTGTGACGCAGCTGTGGGAGAGCGACTCCGCGGCAATTCAGCAAGTCGGACTCATCGAGGACGAAAGCGGGCGAACGAAGTTCACGAGTTGGGTCGCAAGTGACCAACCCTGGATCGATGAGGGTGAGACGGTTCGCATTCACGGAGCGGCGAAGAACTGGTACAATGGGCGCGTCTCGGTGGCTCTGACCGGCTGGAGCACCGTGATGTTCCCAGAGCGCGGACGGTGGTGGGAATAG
- a CDS encoding transcription initiation factor IIB, producing the protein MATRDIYETSFDEDVQTESNANQCPECSGRVTTNSVETICEDCGLVIDEQRIDRGPEWRTHDQDQRKRTGAPLTAARHDRGLSTEIGRRKDANGNELSGQKRQRLSRMRREQNRGRFQSKAERNLAHGLGEVRRIASALELTDSVRDQACQLFRSAQNEDLLRGRSIEAIAAASVHGACRCNGHTRLLDDVVDAARVEQSRVANAYKTLNTELGLPTQPVRPSEYIPRLASELDVPTYIRQRARRLAEQSESSGAASGVKPSGFAAACLYKAGREEGRWLTQAEVAEVASVTATTIRSHRDTLNELAV; encoded by the coding sequence ATGGCGACGAGAGATATCTACGAAACGAGCTTCGACGAAGACGTCCAAACGGAATCGAACGCAAACCAATGTCCCGAGTGCAGTGGCCGAGTCACTACCAACTCAGTCGAAACCATCTGTGAGGACTGTGGACTCGTTATTGACGAACAACGAATCGACCGCGGTCCGGAATGGAGAACTCATGATCAGGACCAGCGAAAGCGAACGGGCGCTCCACTGACTGCAGCACGTCACGACCGGGGACTGTCGACGGAGATCGGTCGCAGGAAAGATGCGAACGGAAACGAACTCTCTGGGCAAAAGCGCCAGCGACTGTCCCGAATGCGCCGGGAACAGAATCGTGGTCGGTTCCAGTCGAAAGCCGAGCGAAACCTCGCACACGGGCTGGGTGAAGTACGAAGAATCGCCAGCGCCCTCGAGCTTACAGATTCGGTCCGTGACCAGGCGTGTCAGCTGTTCCGGAGCGCTCAGAACGAAGACCTGCTTCGAGGCCGATCAATCGAGGCAATTGCGGCAGCAAGCGTCCACGGGGCCTGTCGCTGTAACGGCCACACGCGGTTACTCGACGACGTCGTCGACGCAGCACGCGTCGAACAATCGAGAGTCGCGAATGCGTACAAGACGCTGAATACAGAACTTGGGCTCCCGACTCAGCCGGTTCGCCCGAGTGAATACATCCCCCGTCTCGCGTCAGAACTCGATGTTCCAACGTACATCCGACAGCGGGCTCGGAGGTTGGCTGAACAGTCAGAATCGTCAGGAGCCGCGTCGGGTGTCAAACCGTCAGGATTCGCAGCGGCCTGTTTGTACAAGGCGGGTCGCGAAGAGGGACGGTGGCTGACGCAGGCGGAAGTGGCGGAGGTGGCGAGCGTCACTGCAACGACCATCCGGTCGCATCGAGACACGCTGAACGAATTGGCGGTCTGA
- a CDS encoding ArsR family transcriptional regulator, producing MLTEGEVRALTALHGEQTVSELATNLDRSLSYTSELVERLETTGLVETRRQGKTKQIRLSDAKALELLTDLTQEYPHIDWPELLSGAALCVCYYLDIPRTATELARRADVHRSTVHRALAPLQHRGIVYQTDDGAYALNDGFEPLSVFARELAHHVHRQTVEAQTDTYSILWESLDEFLVQTTTEIADEHFIPTGPDQFQRYGLPLLARDRRYYLYSEATNELSPETLCCHMLVIDSGARTQSYCLLLLSHVDIDRDELRAQATKYGVDDVVDDLYTYLDTSGAQRTSRLPEWEDFQELAEEYEVAL from the coding sequence ATGCTCACAGAAGGTGAGGTTCGCGCCCTTACAGCCCTCCACGGTGAGCAGACGGTCTCTGAACTCGCGACGAATCTCGATCGGAGTCTCAGCTACACCTCAGAACTCGTCGAGCGACTCGAAACGACTGGCCTCGTCGAGACACGTCGACAGGGGAAAACAAAGCAGATTCGACTGTCGGACGCAAAGGCCCTCGAGTTACTTACGGATCTCACACAGGAGTATCCACACATCGACTGGCCGGAGCTGTTGTCAGGGGCTGCCCTCTGTGTGTGCTACTACCTCGACATCCCACGGACCGCGACCGAACTCGCACGCCGCGCCGACGTCCACCGAAGTACCGTCCACCGTGCGCTAGCCCCGCTTCAGCATCGCGGAATCGTCTACCAAACTGACGACGGGGCGTACGCACTGAATGATGGCTTCGAACCGCTGAGCGTATTCGCTCGTGAGCTTGCCCATCACGTCCACCGCCAGACTGTCGAAGCACAGACCGACACGTACTCGATTCTGTGGGAATCGCTTGACGAGTTCCTTGTACAGACGACGACTGAGATCGCCGACGAACACTTCATTCCGACAGGTCCAGACCAGTTCCAGCGATACGGTCTCCCGCTGTTGGCACGTGATCGTCGGTACTACCTTTATTCGGAGGCGACGAACGAGCTCTCGCCGGAGACATTGTGCTGCCACATGCTCGTAATCGATTCGGGCGCACGGACGCAGTCATACTGTCTCCTCCTGCTCAGTCACGTCGACATCGACCGCGACGAACTCCGAGCCCAAGCCACCAAGTACGGCGTCGACGACGTCGTCGACGACCTCTACACGTATCTCGACACCAGCGGTGCCCAGCGGACGTCGCGACTCCCCGAGTGGGAGGACTTCCAGGAACTGGCTGAGGAGTACGAGGTGGCGCTATGA
- a CDS encoding DUF7389 domain-containing protein has translation MPESTQQSRTNAESTDNSERQEPTEYVERSDVGVSLTVKLKRGTGTRDQDEVIAKAKGKTLEDAREDMESLRGYIHDLAEDARQIQPGEDDE, from the coding sequence ATGCCAGAATCCACCCAGCAGTCCCGTACGAACGCAGAATCGACCGATAACAGTGAGCGACAGGAACCAACTGAGTACGTCGAGCGAAGCGATGTCGGGGTCTCCCTCACTGTGAAGCTCAAACGGGGAACCGGCACCAGAGATCAGGACGAGGTGATCGCGAAAGCGAAAGGCAAGACGCTTGAGGATGCCCGAGAGGACATGGAATCCCTTCGGGGATACATCCACGACCTCGCCGAAGACGCCCGCCAGATCCAACCGGGGGAAGACGACGAGTAG